From a single Miscanthus floridulus cultivar M001 chromosome 8, ASM1932011v1, whole genome shotgun sequence genomic region:
- the LOC136472698 gene encoding zinc finger protein WIP2-like translates to MEDPYTSCFKNSYYYYASSYPAAPAPHHLPPPLPPYTTLYPAAAAPQQYHPACFFQSPPTTLPPLHDSPPSPPLREALPLLSQSPTRAVSRVQPRPHVAVDSDSDDDADDFVLREAVGSFVTPSTRAPLFADLNCMPSCCDDDGDPMDLEAAAPTDDDAAVALRIGLPPAPANGCGGAESDLLSGLSGKGACGGMEPEDDEDECKVDTGGDGDEVVPLGFASMPIGRLNKGQYWIPTPAQILIGPTQFSCPVCYKTFNRYNNMQMHMWGHGSQYRKGPESLRGVQPTAMLRLPCYCCAPGCRNNIDHPRARPLKDFRTLQTHYKRKHGLKPFLCRKCGKAFAVKGDWRTHEKNCGKLWYCLCGSEFKHKRSLKDHARAFGHGHGAFGCNLDGGSGADGLDDDDDGAVSEIEHDLSAAAAR, encoded by the exons ATGGAAGATCCCTACACGAGCTGCTTCAAGAACAGCTACTACTACTACGCCTCCTCCTACCCAGCTGCTCCAGCTCCACACCATCTCCCTCCTCCCCTTCCACCGTACACCACCCTCTACCCAGCCGCCGCGGCGCCGCAGCAGTACCACCCTGCCTGCTTCTTCCAGTCGCCACCGACGACGCTGCCGCCTCTCCATGACAGCCCACCGTCACCGCCGCTACGGGAGGCCCTGCCCCTCCTGTCCCAGTCGCCTACGCGCGCCGTCTCCCGGGTCCAGCCGCGCCCGCACGTGGCGGtggactccgactccgacgatgacGCCGATGACTTCGTCCTACGGGAGGCCGTCGGCAGCTTTGTGACTCCATCGACGCGCGCACCGCTCTTCGCCGACCTCAACTGCATGCCCTCCTgctgcgacgacgacggcgacccgATGGACCTGGAGGCAGCGGCGCCCACGGACGACGACGCCGCGGTCGCGCTGCGCATCGGCCTGCCACCGGCTCCTGCCAACGGCTGCGGTGGCGCGGAGTCTGACCTCCTGTCCGGGCTCTCCGGCAAGGGGGCCTGCGGTGGCATGGAGCCCGAGGACGATGAGGACGAGTGCAAGGTGGAcaccggcggcgacggcgacgaggtGGTGCCGTTAGGGTTCGCGTCGATGCCCATCGGGAGGCTCAACAAGGGGCAGTACTGGATCCCGACGCCGGCGCAGATCCTCATCGGTCCTACGCAATTCTCGTGCCCCGTCTGCTACAAGACCTTCAACCGGTACAACAACATGCAG ATGCACATGTGGGGGCACGGGTCTCAGTACCGCAAGGGCCCGGAGTCGCTCCGCGGCGTGCAgccgacggcgatgctccggctGCCGTGCTACTGCTGCGCGCCGGGTTGCCGCAACAACATCGACCACCCGCGGGCGCGGCCGCTCAAGGACTTCCGGACGCTGCAGACGCACTACAAGCGCAAGCACGGGCTGAAGCCCTTCCTGTGCCGCAAGTGCGGCAAGGCGTTCGCCGTCAAGGGCGACTGGCGCACGCACGAGAAGAACTGCGGCAAGCTCTGGTACTGCCTCTGCGGCTCCGAGTTCAAGCACAAGCGCTCGCTCAAGGACCACGCGCGCGCCTTCGGACACGGCCACGGGGCCTTCGGCTGCAACCtcgacggcggcagcggcgccgacggtctcgacgacgacgatgacggcgcCGTCTCCGAGATCGAGCACGActtgagcgccgccgccgcgcggtgA
- the LOC136472699 gene encoding frataxin, mitochondrial-like — MASRKLLMGLTTGRRLQSRTQQLFWATSLPEATTSRSLVVTAATARLSGRCPAALLFSSRTVSSTQPGTQSAGDVSGSGPSAVDHKLAMQEDEFHKLADESIHDLLEKLEEYGDSIQMDGFDIEYGNQVLTLRLGDLGTYVINKQTPNKQIWLSSPVSGPSRFDWDATTNGWIYKRTGVNLVQLLEKEIGELCGTPVELS, encoded by the exons ATGGCATCGCGTAAGCTTCTCATGGGCCTCACAACCGGGAGGCGACTACAATCCCGCACTCAGCAACTATTCTGGGCCACCAGTCTCCCTGAAGCTACCACCTCTCGGTCCCTCGTGGTGACCGCTGCAACGGCGCGGCTATCCGGCAGGTGTCCAGcagctcttctcttctcttcaagGACCGTCTCGTCGACTCAGCCTGGTACACAGTCCGCAGGAGATGTGTCTGGCTCTGGCCCATCTGCAGTGGATCACAA GTTGGCAATGCAAGAGGACGAGTTTCACAAATTAGCAGATGAGTCGATTCATGATTTGCTTGAAAAACTTGAG GAGTATGGTGACTCCATTCAGATGGATGGTTTCGACATAGAGTATGGG AATCAGGTTTTGACATTAAGGCTTGGGGATCTGGGGACATATGTTATAAACAAGCAAACGCCAAACAAACAAATCTGGCTATCTTCACCTGTGAG TGGGCCTTCTAGGTTTGATTGGGATGCAACAACCAATGGTTGGATATACAAGAGGACTGGAGTGAACCTTGTGCAGCTTCTGGAGAAGGAGATTGGTGAGCTCTGTGGTACTCCAGTAGAACTTTCATAA